The Calothrix sp. PCC 7507 DNA segment CTTTTGTTTTGTAAAAATGAAGTTGTATCTACTGGATACGCAGAGTCCATATCATGCAACTTTATCTTGCTTACAACTGTACTACACGCTGATGAATTGCTAGAAGGTTTACATGCATGTCATTGGTGAGGCGCGGTTCAATGATTTTCAAGGGCATGGTGAGTTTAGGCCAAACCTGGATTGTGTAGCACAAATCAGTCCCAACTAGATCACCGAAGGAATAAGGCTTTAAACACCAGCTACCAGAAAAGCCCTTAAAATCTCCCTCGATCATCCGAAAATTAATTTCTTTGAGAAAGTATTCTTCCAAATCGAGAACTACACGCGCACAGAAGTTGAAGTTCAGTAAGCGCTGAGAACCTATTTGTTCTAGTCGAATACCGCCATCAGGATGCTCCAGCAGCCGACTCTTAATGAGATTAGGGATAAAATCAGCCAGAGCTTCATAATCTGTCAGCACCTGCCAGGTTTTTTCCACTGGTTGAGGAATTTTGATGCTGGCGCTGATTTGTCGCTGTCGTTCGGCGATTTTATCAATTTGGACAGTCACGGTAGGCAAGGCAACTGCATCAGTGTCAGAGTTACCTTGGGGGTTAGTTTCCTCACTAGCGGCTTTACCATTCAGATCCGCTGTGGTGTGATTTTTTTCAGTCACTTTCAGAATATGGTTTGCTTTCATCAGAAAACTGGGGGAGGGTGAGGGTAAAGCAAATTTCGCTCAAGTCGGAGTCTGAGATTTGCATACTCTTAACAGCGATCGCCCCATTCAAATGCTGTACTAAGGATTTAGCCAGAGCAAGACCCAAGCCAGTCCCTGGAGTCCAGCGTCCTTTACCACGACGGAACTTGTCAAAGATATAGGTCGCTTCTGCTTCAGAGATACCGCGTCCGATGTTTGTCACTTTAATAATAACTTGATCGGCGAGTTGATCAACTTGGTGAGTGGCCTGTAAATGAACGACACTTTCACGCTCAGAGTATTTACAAGCATTAGTTAATAACTCCTGGAGAATCCGGTCAAAACTTTCTACTTCGGTTTGCAGTTTTAACGGCTCATCTGGTAAATCTACTGTAATACTTAAGCCTTTATCTGCTAGCTTTTGAGAAAAAGCTGCGGTTAAATCTTGAATTCTGAGATTTAAATCAATACTTTGAAATTGTGGGGCTTCTTGCTGAGACTCTAGTTTCTGGAGTGTGAGTAAGTCATTAATCAGATTGATTTCCTTGGTACATTCTTGTTCGAGAATGTCAAAATACTTAGTCTGACGTTCTGGAGCGATTCCTGGTAGACGTAAGTTGCGGATTGACATTAGCATATTCGTCAGCGGGTAGCGCAGGCGATCGCTCATATTGCTCAAAAATTCATCTTTGAGTTCATTAAGTTCTCGTAGCTGCTCAACATATTGCCGCGTTCTCTCATGCAATTTGGCTTGTAGCTCCAAACTACTCTGTAGTTTCGCTGTCCGCTCATCTACCAAATTCTGAACTTGCCGTAATGTCTGTGATTGAATAATGGCATTGCTGACTTGGGCTGACACCATTTCCACAAGATTTAAGTCTGCCAGTTGCCAACTGCGAGCAACTGTTTGTTGTAACACCAAGAATCCTAAAACTTTACCTTGATTCTCCAATGGCATTAACAGCACCGCAGGCAACTTGTCAACCGCAAATAATGGGGCGGCTGTCAAGACCTCTTTTTGGTCTGTGTAGTCGTCGATAATTACTGGCTTTCCGGAGTCGGCAAAAACACGCTGGCATAAACCACAATCAGAAATAGCAAAAGACTTATCGTCTTTGGTGTCTGGCTGAGTAGTGGGGTAAATCTCTATATCTCTCGTCCATTCACCAATTACTGTGGCCTTTGCCTTGGGAATTTGTTTTTTCAGTCGAGTTCTAAATAATGGATCTGTATATTTGAGCAGTATGAGCAGACCCCGATCTGCTTGTAGAGACTCAGCAGTGGAGGCGATTACCAACTGGAGCATTTGGTTTAGCTCCAGGTTGCTGCGGCTCAGTATAGTTAATTGTTTGATCAGACTTTGATGTTGATTGCTTTTTTGTAAATATTGTTGTTGAGAAGCAATCAACTGTGATTGTGCTACTTGAGAAAAAGCGATCGCACAGGATGACTCAATAGCTTTGAGTAGTTGTTTTTCTGACTGACTCCAATCATAGGGTTGAAATTTAATCAGGCTGACTACCCCGTTATTCTTACCGCCAAATCGGGCGGGAATTGCCAAGACAGCTTTTATTGGTAGTGGTAAAGATTGACAACCCGTCACCAGACTTTTTTGAATAGTCGAAATGTCCTCGATAGTCAATGGTTCTGCTGCACATTGGACTACAGGTAAGTCCATAAGCAACTGTTCCATCGAGAAAATTTCGTCTAATTGTGGCAACCCTAGATACTTATCAGTACACCAATTAGCGATCGTTGCTTCACTAGATGCCTCACTTGTCACTGTAACTGAGCAGCAATCTACTTTGAATGCAACCCCTAGCAGCTGGGCCAGTTCTTGGAGCATAGATGCCGTTGCCGGTCTGTTAGCAATGATTTGGTTAATCTTTTGTACCAACTGCAGGGCTGGTTCTTCCTGATGCTGCATCAGCTTGATTTGGTATGTTTGTAGTCTATCTACATCATCTTGGTACTGTGACGGCGATGATAAACGCTTTTTCATTCCTGGCACGCTCTTGGATAACGACCCTATGTTATTTGCACCCAACTGCTTGGCTTATGGTGTACTGTTAGTTCTTCGTGATGCATCCTGATGAATTGCCAATCTTATATAGATAGTTTCTCTCACCTGTTATAGCCCTTTTCTATTGCAGATGACTAAGCTTCTGGTGTGTTAAACGGATTTCTACATAAATAACTAAGAGGACTGGGATATAGTAAAGCGCTTTAGCTAAATACTTTCTGGCTCAGACGTGTTGAGTTAATTTACTAACGTTTGACTTAGAATATCCTGTCTGTAACTATACATAAACCGTAATTTCTCTGTAATTACGGCAAAATCTCCGCAAATAGTCTCCGTGTTCACACGGTTATTTGCAGTCATGAACGTAATATTTTTTTCACAAAGTGTTACTTAGGTGCGCTACCCCGCTGTTTCTCTGGCTCAAAGAAAGATGTGATTCAACTAGAGTTCAGGAATGTTTGTGATAGCTGCTAAATATGGACAGTCAGGGATTCATGGGTTATTCTGGCTTAACTCCTATTCTTTGTAATCATTTACTTAATATGCGGATGGCTTTAGCCTGTCAAGAGTTGTTTGACCCCCTGTAGCTGAAATGGTAGTTCTCTTGAGAGCATCTACCTGATTCATGCTGCTTTTATATAACTTTATAACTATATAACTTATTAGCAATAGAGCGAGATAACTGTTGACTGTTGACCAATAATTCCTTGATGGTACAGAGCAACCGGATTTATCCGTGGGGTAAATCCAAAATCTAAAATCTAAAATCCAAAATTGTCTGACAACTGTGAATGCAGCCCTGTGACTATGGAAGGAAACAAGGCTGCATTCAGTAGAATATAAGACTATTCGGCCAAACTCTCGATACTCAAAGGAACCATATCGCCGTTCTTTGTCAGTCCTAAAAGCATTGGTTGTTGCGACTGAATGAGTTGACCTGTGAGTACGCAACGTTCTTCTTGTTGAGCGGTAGCGGCTATGCTAGCCCGAATATCAGCGCGGGAAAATCTGGGTTTCCACTCACCTGATTTTTGCTGTACATAATTCCAGAGGATATCTCGAATCAGGGCTTGATATCCTTGATTGCCAGACATCTCTTTGAGTTTCTCTTTCAGTTCCCGTTCTAGGCGAATGCTGGTAACTTCCATATCGGTGGTTGGGGTGCGAGCGATCGTATGCATGACTTTTTCTCCTTAAAGGTATGGACAGGATAGTAATACAAGTGTAGTATGTTTAAAGGAATGTTCAATAGGTGAAATTTTCTGTGAAATCCAATTACCCCATCTCTACTTCTTTACGCGCTATCGACTGCCGAGCCAGTCGGGAATTAGTAGCGGCGGGAGTGGAGTATTTTTTTATGGGTGATGGTAGCCAAAAACATGGGCAAATCGCAGAGGGTAATAATGATTTTAGATATTTGGGCATTAGTGGGCTGAATGCCAAACCACAACTAGACATAGGAAGCGGGAGGTACAGACTGAAAAATACTGTACCGATATAGACCAGAAGACATAATGGTCAATTTTCTACCCCCGCTTCAACCAGACAAGAAGCGGGGGTTTTTTTATAAGGAGTCAAGCTGTGACGAGCGCGATGCAAGTGTTAGAGCAATCCGTGGTGGTATTTTCTCAAAATTACTTACCATTGTGTCGGGTGAATATTAAGCGGGCGATTGTGCTGTTGGTAAGCAATAAGGCTGAACCATTAGGTTTTTCCACAGCAGGTGGATGGCGAGTTCACTCACCTAGCTTGGTACTTGACGTACCAAAACATATTCGCTTGACAATAACTTCTGGTGAGCGGATGTGGAAAGTTCCACCTGTAAATCGGCGGGAAGTGTTGCGAAGAGATCATAACAGTTGCCAATATTGCGGTAGTAACAAACGTCTGACGCTAGATCATGTGATTCCTCGTTCTCAAGGGGGGCCACACACGTGGAATAACGTAGTCACAGCTTGTGAAAGATGTAACTCCCATAAAAGTAACCGCACCCCATTTGAAGCGGGTATGCAACTACGTACCAAGCCAAAAGCGCCAGTCCATCCGACGGTTTCTTTTGCTGAACAATTTTGGATAAATGTGCAAGCAAACCTGGAATAACAGGAGAGCATAAGGAATGCTGAAATTAACTTACACCGAGAGGAGCTTTTATTTAGAGTGTCTGACTCTATCGCTGGAAGAATGGGTAGCACAGCGAGTGATTTTGGCATTGCGAGTTGGTCAATCTCTGAGCATTGAACCCAGCACGGCTTCCTTTTTGCTTCCTGTTGATTTACCAGGAGTGGAGAGGCTAAAGGCTGAGGTGCAACGAAATGACAGTGAAATTATTGCACTGTCTACTTGTGATGTCGAATATCTAGAAGTTACTCTCTGGGGTTCTTGGTTATCCGAGGGTTCTGAGGAGGCTGTGGGTGTATTTGTCACAGCGATGAGCGATCGCTCTGAGTTTTATGTCCATCAACTTTGGCAGGAGGCGCAAGCTTGCGCCTCTGTGATGAGTGAATAATGTTTATGGGGAATAGGCAATAGGCAATAGGCAATAGGCGATGATGACCCTTGACTCTTAACAAATGACCAATGACCATTAATTTTGCATTTGCAGTAATTCGGGAACGGTGACAAATCGGTAGCCTTGCTGTTTGAGTCCGCTGATGATTTGGGGTAGGGCTTGTACAGTTCTGCGGCGATCGCCTCCACCATCATGCATCAAGACAATAGAACCAGGTTTGGCATCTCTTAATACATTCTTCACAAATACTTGCGGTTTGGCACGAGGATCGGTGTCGGCGGAAGTTTGTGACCACATGACTACAGCATATTTCTGATTTTTGGCGTAAGCAGCTAGTCCGTTGTTTAAAACACCTCCAGGAGGACGAAACAGAGTAGTTTTGACTCCGGTTGTTTTGTAAATGAGTTCGGCTGTGAGTTCAATTTCTCGATTGGCTGTGGCTTGATCCATTTGTCGATACCAATGATGCCATGTGTGGTTGCCGATGGCGTGTCCTTCGGCTACAACTCGCTTGGCTATGTCGGGATTTGCTTCTAAGGCTTGTCCTACCCAAAAGAATGTTGCTTTAACATTATTTTGCTTGAGGATATCCAGCATTTGTGAGGTGGTGTTTGGCCAGGGCCCATCATCGATGGTTAAGGCAATTACTTTCTCTTGACTACTAGGTTGTACTCGATAAACTATTTTTCCTTGAAATGTCGCTGGGACTGTAAAGGTGAGGTTTTCTACTTTGCTTGGTGCGGACAATTGGGAATTTGCTTGTTGTTGCGGAACTGTAGCTTGGAGTTTGCTGATTGGTTGATTATTGCTCAATTGTGGGGGCACACCTGGAGAAATACTACAAGCTGTTACAGAAAGGGCGCAGGCAAAGATCGCAGTTATACCAATTATCCTTTGTTGCTGGCGGTGATTGTCTGCCACATGAGAATTCCAAAAACTCACATCATCATAAACTGTAGTTTCAATTTTGGGAGAGGTTAACAGGTCAAGCATCTAGAATAGAAATACTTTTAGGTAATCTCAAAAAACTTTCCTAAACCCCTTGACACTTTTTGTAGTATTTGTGTAGTATAAATGTAATGAAGCAAGAGACAAAGCTTCTCAAGGGTTAAAAGCCATGTTCTACATCCAAGTAGTGGATAAACGCTAGAATCAGCCAGAGTCCTCATTAAACAAAAGCACTTCCTGCTGCTAAACCATCTGTATTAGAGGCACAGCAAGAAAAAAATAAGTTTTTCAAGACAAAAATTACCGATTATATCCGTAATACACAAAATGTTTATTACTTAGAACGTCGGTTGTTTTCCTAATAGTTAATAGTAATTTTTCTGAACCTTGAAAACTAAATAATAAATGAGCAATTTCAGCAATAATCTGTGTATAAAAACCTAAAATTCAACACAGATATCAAATTTGGGTCGGCTCGCCTATTGGTGTGGGCAGCGCTCTGTAAAAGCGTCCTTTCCTGGTTGCAGATTCAAATTCTGCCCGACCCATTGCGGAGAGGTGGCTGAGTGGCTTAAAGCGTCCTCCTGCTAAGGGGAAACGGTTTAACACCCGTCGAGGGTTCAAATCCCTCTCTCTCCATTTTATCCTCCGGTAGCTCAGTTGGTAGTTAGCGCCTGCCTGAAAAGCAGGAGGTCGTCGGTTCGATTCCGACCTGGGGGGCTGTTGCCTTGTAGCTCAATGGTAGAGCGATCGCATGGAGTCACTTTTTCAACGATATGCCCTTGTAGCCCAACTGGAAGAGGCGCTTTGCTTAGAACAAAGAGGTTACTGGTTCAAGTCCAGTCAGGGGTATTTGGTGATTTGCGGGGATGAAGCAAGAGCGGCTTGGAGGTCTCATAAGCCTCACATCAGCAGGTGCAACTCCTGCCCCCGTCACCTGAGGGTGTCTGTTGGCGTAGCCGCTCCTCTGGAGCTAGCCAAAGCGGACGCGGCACTGGTTTGTGGAACCAGTCATAACGGATTTAAGTCCCGTCAGACACCTCTGAATGGAAGATGCTGCTCAAGGGAGGGCAACTAGTCTTGAAAACTAGAGCAGGGTAACACCTGGGGGTTCAATTCCTCCATCTTCCGTTATCCACCTGAAGCCGAGAAGCGAGGCACTGTGCTGATAACACAGACATAGGAGGGGCAGTACCTCCCTGGTGGACTGATATCTCGATTTTTAAATTTATGGGTGATTGGCATAGCGGCTGTGCAGCGGGCTTTTAATCCGCACTAGAGAGGTTCAACTCCTCTATCACCCACTGTTTTTCTCTGTAGGTTAACTGGCTGGTGTAGTGTGAACTTTCAGTTATAATCAAAGCTTAATTGCTCTGATAACGGTAGTTAATGTGAACTTTTAAAGAATAAATATCAAGTGTTAAAGATTATGCCCTTGATCTATCTAGAGAATGATTTTATGAAAGAACAAAATAGAAAAAACT contains these protein-coding regions:
- a CDS encoding SRPBCC family protein → MKANHILKVTEKNHTTADLNGKAASEETNPQGNSDTDAVALPTVTVQIDKIAERQRQISASIKIPQPVEKTWQVLTDYEALADFIPNLIKSRLLEHPDGGIRLEQIGSQRLLNFNFCARVVLDLEEYFLKEINFRMIEGDFKGFSGSWCLKPYSFGDLVGTDLCYTIQVWPKLTMPLKIIEPRLTNDMHVNLLAIHQRVVQL
- a CDS encoding GAF domain-containing protein, with amino-acid sequence MKKRLSSPSQYQDDVDRLQTYQIKLMQHQEEPALQLVQKINQIIANRPATASMLQELAQLLGVAFKVDCCSVTVTSEASSEATIANWCTDKYLGLPQLDEIFSMEQLLMDLPVVQCAAEPLTIEDISTIQKSLVTGCQSLPLPIKAVLAIPARFGGKNNGVVSLIKFQPYDWSQSEKQLLKAIESSCAIAFSQVAQSQLIASQQQYLQKSNQHQSLIKQLTILSRSNLELNQMLQLVIASTAESLQADRGLLILLKYTDPLFRTRLKKQIPKAKATVIGEWTRDIEIYPTTQPDTKDDKSFAISDCGLCQRVFADSGKPVIIDDYTDQKEVLTAAPLFAVDKLPAVLLMPLENQGKVLGFLVLQQTVARSWQLADLNLVEMVSAQVSNAIIQSQTLRQVQNLVDERTAKLQSSLELQAKLHERTRQYVEQLRELNELKDEFLSNMSDRLRYPLTNMLMSIRNLRLPGIAPERQTKYFDILEQECTKEINLINDLLTLQKLESQQEAPQFQSIDLNLRIQDLTAAFSQKLADKGLSITVDLPDEPLKLQTEVESFDRILQELLTNACKYSERESVVHLQATHQVDQLADQVIIKVTNIGRGISEAEATYIFDKFRRGKGRWTPGTGLGLALAKSLVQHLNGAIAVKSMQISDSDLSEICFTLTLPQFSDESKPYSESD
- a CDS encoding HNH endonuclease — encoded protein: MTSAMQVLEQSVVVFSQNYLPLCRVNIKRAIVLLVSNKAEPLGFSTAGGWRVHSPSLVLDVPKHIRLTITSGERMWKVPPVNRREVLRRDHNSCQYCGSNKRLTLDHVIPRSQGGPHTWNNVVTACERCNSHKSNRTPFEAGMQLRTKPKAPVHPTVSFAEQFWINVQANLE
- a CDS encoding alr0857 family protein, yielding MLKLTYTERSFYLECLTLSLEEWVAQRVILALRVGQSLSIEPSTASFLLPVDLPGVERLKAEVQRNDSEIIALSTCDVEYLEVTLWGSWLSEGSEEAVGVFVTAMSDRSEFYVHQLWQEAQACASVMSE
- a CDS encoding polysaccharide deacetylase family protein; protein product: MLDLLTSPKIETTVYDDVSFWNSHVADNHRQQQRIIGITAIFACALSVTACSISPGVPPQLSNNQPISKLQATVPQQQANSQLSAPSKVENLTFTVPATFQGKIVYRVQPSSQEKVIALTIDDGPWPNTTSQMLDILKQNNVKATFFWVGQALEANPDIAKRVVAEGHAIGNHTWHHWYRQMDQATANREIELTAELIYKTTGVKTTLFRPPGGVLNNGLAAYAKNQKYAVVMWSQTSADTDPRAKPQVFVKNVLRDAKPGSIVLMHDGGGDRRRTVQALPQIISGLKQQGYRFVTVPELLQMQN